A genomic segment from Gossypium hirsutum isolate 1008001.06 chromosome D04, Gossypium_hirsutum_v2.1, whole genome shotgun sequence encodes:
- the LOC107937400 gene encoding amino acid transporter AVT1I: protein MATMDEEESSFTLPLIEDDENKQALVTKLEEIEPNSSHSCSTTNSFFKTCFNGLNALSGVGILSTPYALASGGWLSLILLFAIATAAFFSGLLIQRCMDSDSNIRTYPDIGELAFGKKGRLIVSIFMYIELYLVATGFLILEGDNLQNLFPNMEFEVGQGLTIGGKQGFIIIVSLIILPTVWLDNLSLLSYVSASGVLASGIILGSIIWTGAFEGIGFQQKGTLVNWDGMLTAISLYAFCYCAHPVFPTLYTFMKKKHQFSNVLVVCFILCTITYASMAIFGYLMFGPQIQSQVTLNLPASISSKVAIYTTLVNPIAKYALMVTPIVNAIKTRFSCRYNLRFLSILIGTNLLISTVLVALAIPFFGSLMSLVGALLSITASIILPRLCYLKISGIYRRFNGQLVGICLIIIVGVCLVIFGTYTSVLDIIENF, encoded by the exons ATGGCGACCATGGATGAAGAGGAATCATCCTTCACTCTTCCTCtcattgaagatgatgaaaataaacaAGCTTTAGTAACCAAACTAGAGGAAATTGAACCAAATTCATCCCATTCATGTTCAACAACTAACTCTTTCTTCAAAACCTGTTTCAATGGGCTTAATGCTCTTTCAG GAGTCGGGATATTATCAACCCCATATGCACTAGCATCAGGAGGATGGTTAAGCTTGATTCTTCTTTTCGCCATTGCCACTGCTGCATTCTTCTCTGGCTTATTAATCCAAAGATGCATGGATTCAGATTCGAATATCCGAACTTATCCCGACATCGGCGAGCTTGCATTCGGGAAGAAAGGAAGATTGATAGTCTCCATTTTCATGTACATCGAGCTTTACTTAGTTGCTACAGGATTCTTGATTTTAGAAGGAGATAATCTTCAAAATTTGTTCCCAAACATGGAATTTGAAGTTGGTCAAGGACTAACAATTGGTGGGAAACAAGGGTTTATCATAATAGTAAGCCTCATAATATTGCCCACAGTTTGGTTAGATAACTTGAGCCTTCTTTCATATGTGTCAGCCAGTGGGGTTTTAGCTTCTGGAATCATACTTGGTTCCATTATATGGACCGGTGCGTTTGAAGGGATTGGGTTTCAACAAAAGGGAACATTGGTCAATTGGGATGGAATGTTGACTGCTATCAGCTTATATGCTTTCTGCTATTGTGCACATCCAGTTTTCCCTACACTCTACACTTTTATGAAGAAAAAACATCAGTTCTCCAAT gTACTAGTTGTATGCTTTATCTTGTGTACCATCACGTATGCATCAATGGCAATCTTCGGGTACTTAATGTTCGGACCACAAATTCAATCACAGGTAACATTGAATCTTCCAGCAAGCATCAGTTCAAAAGTAGCCATCTACACGACCCTGGTGAACCCCATAGCCAAATACGCATTGATGGTTACTCCAATCGTTAATGCCATTAAAACCCGATTTTCATGTCGTTACAACCTGCGATTCCTCAGCATCCTCATCGGCACCAACTTGTTGATCAGCACCGTTCTTGTGGCACTAGCGATTCCATTCTTTGGTTCACTGATGTCCCTGGTAGGAGCACTTTTAAGTATCACTGCTTCTATAATACTACCACGCTTATGCTACTTGAAGATTTCAGGTATTTATCGAAGATTCAATGGCCAATTAGTTGGTATATGCCTTATAATTATAGTGGGAGTTTGTCTGGTAATTTTTGGCACTTACACATCTGTTTTAGATATCATAGAAAATTTCTAA
- the LOC107937398 gene encoding pentatricopeptide repeat-containing protein At2g36730 isoform X1, protein MSNRNFISKKHQCLVFLTLCSSIKHVSQIQAQIVISNLHQDSFLLTELVRFSSLSPFKNLSYAHSLLMNSLNSTPSTWNMLIRGYSSSNSPQNAIWVLKEMRKRGLKRNKLSYPFVLKACSEAEALEEGRQVHGEIVKHGLDDDVYVDNNLVHFYGCCKKIMDAKKVFDEMCERTVVSWNVVITTCVENFCIEDALGYFVKMRDCGFDTDETTMVIMLSTCAELGFLSFGRLFHMQVIQRGLVLNFQLGTALVDMYAKSGDVLYARRVFERMKEKNVWTWSAMILGFAQHGYAKEALQLFKEMKKSSCIRPNYVTFLGVLCACSHVGLVDDGFRYFHEMEYVHGIKPVMVHYGAMVDILGRAGHLKDAYTFINNMPIEPDPVLWRTLLSACSVHNVNGSDEVGDEVRKRLLELEPRRSGNLVMVANMYAESGMWDRAANVRRFMRDGGLKKMAGESCFEFNGSIYRFFSGYDSQFHCNDIYPLLHTLILHMKMISLS, encoded by the coding sequence ATGTCTAATAGGAATTTCATTTCGAAGAAGCATCAGTGTCTGGTTTTCTTAACGCTCTGTTCTTCGATCAAACATGTTTCTCAAATCCAAGCGCAAATTGTCATCTCTAATCTCCACCAAGATTCTTTCCTTCTCACTGAACTCGTTAGATTCTCTTCACTATCTCCATTCAAAAACCTCAGCTACGCGCATTCTCTTCTCATGAACTCACTCAATTCAACTCCGTCTACATGGAATATGCTCATCCGAGGCTACTCTTCCAGTAATTCTCCCCAAAACGCAATCTGGGTACTTAAAGAAATGCGCAAACGAGGACTTAAACGCAATAAGCTTTCGTACCCGTTTGTTTTAAAAGCGTGCTCGGAGGCTGAAGCGCTAGAGGAAGGGAGACAGGTTCATGGGGAGATTGTAAAGCATGGTTTAGATGATGATGTTTATGTTGATAACAATTTGGTGCACTTTTATGGGTGTTGTAAGAAGATAATGGATGCAAAGAAAGTGTTCGATGAAATGTGTGAAAGAACCGTGGTTTCGTGGAATGTGGTGATAACCACTTGTGTTGAGAATTTCTGCATTGAGGATGCGCTTGGGTATTTTGTTAAGATGAGGGATTGTGGCTTTGATACCGATGAAACCACGATGGTGATCATGCTTTCAACATGTGCAGAGCTAGGGTTCTTAAGCTTTGGGAGGTTGTTTCATATGCAAGTTATTCAAAGAGgtttggttttgaattttcaGTTGGGGACTGCACTTGTTGATATGTATGCAAAGAGTGGAGATGTTCTATATGCTCGCCGAGTTTTCGAGAGAATGAAGGAGAAAAATGTGTGGACTTGGAGTGCAATGATATTGGGATTTGCTCAACATGGTTACGCTAAGGAAGCCCTTCAACTTTTTAAGGAGATGAAGAAAAGTTCTTGTATAAGACCGAATTATGTCACTTTCCTTGGAGTCCTTTGTGCTTGTAGCCATGTCGGTTTGGTCGACGACGGGTTCCGATATTTTCACGAAATGGAGTATGTTCACGGGATCAAACCTGTGATGGTTCATTACGGTGCCATGGTTGACATCTTGGGTCGTGCTGGTCATTTGAAAGATGCTTACACTTTCATAAACAACATGCCTATCGAGCCAGACCCGGTGTTATGGAGGACATTGCTAAGTGCATGCAGCGTTCATAATGTTAATGGCAGTGACGAAGTTGGTGATGAGGTGAGAAAAAGGTTGCTGGAGTTGGAGCCAAGGAGGAGTGGGAATCTGGTAATGGTGGCTAACATGTATGCAGAATCCGGAATGTGGGATCGAGCAGCAAATGTCCGAAGGTTTATGAGAGATGGAGGGTTGAAAAAGATGGCTGGCGAGAGCTGTTTCGAGTTTAATGGTTCGATTTATCGGTTTTTTTCAGGGTATGATTCTCAATTTCATTGCAATGATATATATCCATTGCTACATACTCTGATCTTACACATGAAAATGATTAGCCTTTCGTAG
- the LOC107937398 gene encoding pentatricopeptide repeat-containing protein At2g36730 isoform X2 → MNFISKKHQCLVFLTLCSSIKHVSQIQAQIVISNLHQDSFLLTELVRFSSLSPFKNLSYAHSLLMNSLNSTPSTWNMLIRGYSSSNSPQNAIWVLKEMRKRGLKRNKLSYPFVLKACSEAEALEEGRQVHGEIVKHGLDDDVYVDNNLVHFYGCCKKIMDAKKVFDEMCERTVVSWNVVITTCVENFCIEDALGYFVKMRDCGFDTDETTMVIMLSTCAELGFLSFGRLFHMQVIQRGLVLNFQLGTALVDMYAKSGDVLYARRVFERMKEKNVWTWSAMILGFAQHGYAKEALQLFKEMKKSSCIRPNYVTFLGVLCACSHVGLVDDGFRYFHEMEYVHGIKPVMVHYGAMVDILGRAGHLKDAYTFINNMPIEPDPVLWRTLLSACSVHNVNGSDEVGDEVRKRLLELEPRRSGNLVMVANMYAESGMWDRAANVRRFMRDGGLKKMAGESCFEFNGSIYRFFSGYDSQFHCNDIYPLLHTLILHMKMISLS, encoded by the coding sequence GAATTTCATTTCGAAGAAGCATCAGTGTCTGGTTTTCTTAACGCTCTGTTCTTCGATCAAACATGTTTCTCAAATCCAAGCGCAAATTGTCATCTCTAATCTCCACCAAGATTCTTTCCTTCTCACTGAACTCGTTAGATTCTCTTCACTATCTCCATTCAAAAACCTCAGCTACGCGCATTCTCTTCTCATGAACTCACTCAATTCAACTCCGTCTACATGGAATATGCTCATCCGAGGCTACTCTTCCAGTAATTCTCCCCAAAACGCAATCTGGGTACTTAAAGAAATGCGCAAACGAGGACTTAAACGCAATAAGCTTTCGTACCCGTTTGTTTTAAAAGCGTGCTCGGAGGCTGAAGCGCTAGAGGAAGGGAGACAGGTTCATGGGGAGATTGTAAAGCATGGTTTAGATGATGATGTTTATGTTGATAACAATTTGGTGCACTTTTATGGGTGTTGTAAGAAGATAATGGATGCAAAGAAAGTGTTCGATGAAATGTGTGAAAGAACCGTGGTTTCGTGGAATGTGGTGATAACCACTTGTGTTGAGAATTTCTGCATTGAGGATGCGCTTGGGTATTTTGTTAAGATGAGGGATTGTGGCTTTGATACCGATGAAACCACGATGGTGATCATGCTTTCAACATGTGCAGAGCTAGGGTTCTTAAGCTTTGGGAGGTTGTTTCATATGCAAGTTATTCAAAGAGgtttggttttgaattttcaGTTGGGGACTGCACTTGTTGATATGTATGCAAAGAGTGGAGATGTTCTATATGCTCGCCGAGTTTTCGAGAGAATGAAGGAGAAAAATGTGTGGACTTGGAGTGCAATGATATTGGGATTTGCTCAACATGGTTACGCTAAGGAAGCCCTTCAACTTTTTAAGGAGATGAAGAAAAGTTCTTGTATAAGACCGAATTATGTCACTTTCCTTGGAGTCCTTTGTGCTTGTAGCCATGTCGGTTTGGTCGACGACGGGTTCCGATATTTTCACGAAATGGAGTATGTTCACGGGATCAAACCTGTGATGGTTCATTACGGTGCCATGGTTGACATCTTGGGTCGTGCTGGTCATTTGAAAGATGCTTACACTTTCATAAACAACATGCCTATCGAGCCAGACCCGGTGTTATGGAGGACATTGCTAAGTGCATGCAGCGTTCATAATGTTAATGGCAGTGACGAAGTTGGTGATGAGGTGAGAAAAAGGTTGCTGGAGTTGGAGCCAAGGAGGAGTGGGAATCTGGTAATGGTGGCTAACATGTATGCAGAATCCGGAATGTGGGATCGAGCAGCAAATGTCCGAAGGTTTATGAGAGATGGAGGGTTGAAAAAGATGGCTGGCGAGAGCTGTTTCGAGTTTAATGGTTCGATTTATCGGTTTTTTTCAGGGTATGATTCTCAATTTCATTGCAATGATATATATCCATTGCTACATACTCTGATCTTACACATGAAAATGATTAGCCTTTCGTAG